Part of the Longimicrobium sp. genome is shown below.
GCTCGACCAGCGAGTTGCGCTTGGCGCCCAGCTTCATCCGCCCCTCCGCGCGGTGGTAGCGCACGCGCGGGTCGTCGGGGATCAGCGCCCGCAGCCCCTCGGCGCCGTCGTCCAGCACCACCAGCTCGGCGTCGGCGTAGTCCTGCCGCACGAACCACCTCACCGCCTGCGCGGCCAGGCGCGGGCGGTTGCGTGTGGGCATGATGCAGCTGACGAGCGGGGACGAGCGGTTGCGCGGCACGCGGTGGGGGGCCGGAGGGTGGCGAGGGCGGAGCGCGGTCGCCGGCGGGGGCACGCGCGCTCGGGGGGAAGCCGGTGCTGCCGGTGCGGAATGGACGACGCCCCACACCGGGACGCGTAAGTTCGGCCAGCCCGCGAACGGGTGTCAAGCAAAAAGTTTCTGGTTAAACGACTACGTCCCGTATCTGAAATCCGCGAAAATACTTCGGGCCACGGGGAGAAAAATCTGGAGTAAAGCGGTGGGAGACTGGCGGTAACTGTTGCTACGCAGTTCCGGAGCAGATCGATAAACATGTGGTGAATCTTGAGGCATTCGCGCCTCACTGCACAAAATCCGCGCCTGCGATCCGACTGTCGAAGCTGAAATATTCCCGTTCTACGCTGCAGCGATAAGCGGGAAAATTCGGAAATTCGCCTCAGTCCATCAGTTACAATCTTGAATATTTTATTTTCCGCGTCCGCACACTTCGCGCCGCGTAGAACACGTCTTGGGAACCTTCACGAATCTCCAGAAGATTGGGCTCACGCAGAGGCCGCAGAGGTCGCAGAGGTGAGTTTCTCTGCGACCTCTGCGGCCTCTGCGTGAGACTTTCTGTTTTTAGACTCTGGCCCTCAGCCCTGGCCCGACGAGCCGCGAGAGGCCTCGTCCAGCTCCCGCATCGCCTCGTCGTCGAGCTCGACCCCGGCGGCGGCGACGTTCTCCTCCAGGTGGCGCACCTTCGACGTGCCGGGGATGGGCAGCATCATCGGCGAGCGGCGCAGGAGCCAGGCGAGCGCCACCTGCCCCGGCGTGGCCCCCAGCCGCCGCGCGATGCGATCCACTGTCCCGCCCTCGCGCGCCAGCGGCCCGGCGGCCAGCGGGAACCAGGGGATGAACGCGATCCCCTCGCGCTCGCAGAAATCGACCACGTCCTCCCACTGCGCGCGGTCCTGCAGGTTGTAGCGGTTCTGCACGCTGGCCACGGGAAGGACGCGCCGCGCCGCCTCGATCTCCTCAACCCCCACCTCGGAGAGGCCGAAGTGCCGGAACTTCCCCGCGCGCCGCAGCTCGGCCAGCACGCCGAACTGCTCGTCGCGCGGCACCGCGGGGTCGATGCGGTGCAGCTGGTACAGGTCGATCCGCTCCACCCGCAGCCGCCGCAGGCTCCCGTCGATCGCGCGGCGGAGGTGCTCGGGGCGGCCGTTCGACGTCCACACGTCGGGCCCCGGGCGCTCCAGCCCCCCCTTGGTCGCGATCACCAGGCCCTCGGGGTACGGATGGAGCGCCTCGGCGATCAGCTCCTCGCTGACGTACGGCCCGTACGAGTCGGCCGTGTCGATCAGGTTCACGCCCAGCTCGGGCACGCGGCGGAGGACGCGGATCGCCTCCTCGCGGTCCGCGGGCGGCCCCCAGATCCCCGGGCCGGTGATGCGCATCGCGCCGAACCCC
Proteins encoded:
- a CDS encoding aldo/keto reductase, which gives rise to MTTRIADASAAGTLRLGGDLPVHRLGFGAMRITGPGIWGPPADREEAIRVLRRVPELGVNLIDTADSYGPYVSEELIAEALHPYPEGLVIATKGGLERPGPDVWTSNGRPEHLRRAIDGSLRRLRVERIDLYQLHRIDPAVPRDEQFGVLAELRRAGKFRHFGLSEVGVEEIEAARRVLPVASVQNRYNLQDRAQWEDVVDFCEREGIAFIPWFPLAAGPLAREGGTVDRIARRLGATPGQVALAWLLRRSPMMLPIPGTSKVRHLEENVAAAGVELDDEAMRELDEASRGSSGQG